From Skermanella sp. TT6, a single genomic window includes:
- the glmS gene encoding glutamine--fructose-6-phosphate transaminase (isomerizing) — translation MCGIIGIIGKNEVAPLLIEGLRRLEYRGYDSAGVATLVNGRIDRRRAEGKLVNLDRRVQEQPLSGTIGIGHTRWATHGGPTETNAHPHATRKVAVVHNGIIENYQDLKAELEGHHYVFETQTDTEVIVHLVTSYLDQGLRPVDATAEALKRLEGAFSLALIFAGEHDLMIGARRGTPLAVGYGNGNDEMYLASDAFALAPLTNRLSYLEDGDWVVLNRGSVVIRNAAGEQVDRPIKLSAVSGAMIGKGEHRHFMLKEIYEQPQVIGDTLNAFVQATTGRITLPDLPFDIAAIPRVTVVACGTAFYAGMVAKYWLEQVARVPVELDIASEFRYREAPMPEGGLALFISQSGETLDTLEALRYAKRQGQHILSVINVGESTIARESHAVLGTLAGPEIGVASTKAFTTQLTVLACFALAMARARGAITAEQEAAISAALREVPARAVDVLNHDERLRVLAHEVSEARDALYLGRGTSYPIALEGALKLKEISYIHAEGYAAGEMKHGPIALIDEDVPIIALAPNDALFEKTASNIMEAAARGGKVLLLSDAPGVERMRDKVRWTVTLPTVHPFVSPILYAIPMQLLAYHTAVIKGTDVDQPRNLAKSVTVE, via the coding sequence ATGTGCGGGATTATCGGCATCATCGGCAAGAACGAAGTGGCCCCCCTGCTGATCGAGGGGCTGCGCCGGCTGGAGTATCGCGGCTATGACAGCGCCGGCGTGGCGACGCTGGTCAACGGCCGGATCGACCGGCGCCGGGCCGAGGGCAAGCTGGTCAACCTGGACAGGCGCGTGCAGGAGCAGCCCCTGTCCGGAACCATCGGCATCGGCCACACCCGCTGGGCAACCCACGGCGGCCCGACCGAGACCAACGCCCATCCCCACGCCACCCGCAAGGTGGCGGTCGTCCACAACGGCATCATCGAGAACTACCAGGACCTGAAGGCCGAGCTGGAGGGTCACCACTACGTCTTCGAGACCCAGACCGACACCGAGGTGATCGTCCATCTCGTTACCTCCTATCTCGACCAGGGTCTGCGGCCGGTGGACGCCACGGCCGAAGCCTTGAAGCGCCTGGAGGGCGCTTTCAGCCTCGCGCTGATCTTCGCCGGCGAGCACGACCTGATGATCGGAGCGCGCCGCGGCACCCCGCTGGCCGTCGGCTACGGGAACGGCAACGACGAGATGTACCTGGCGTCGGACGCCTTCGCCCTGGCGCCGCTGACCAACCGCCTCTCCTACCTGGAGGACGGCGACTGGGTCGTGCTGAATCGCGGCTCCGTGGTGATCCGCAACGCCGCCGGCGAGCAGGTGGACCGCCCGATCAAGCTGTCTGCCGTGTCCGGGGCCATGATCGGCAAGGGCGAGCACCGCCACTTCATGCTGAAGGAGATCTACGAGCAGCCCCAGGTGATCGGCGACACGCTGAACGCCTTCGTCCAGGCGACCACCGGCCGCATCACCCTGCCCGACCTGCCCTTCGACATCGCGGCGATCCCGCGGGTGACCGTAGTCGCCTGCGGCACCGCCTTCTATGCCGGCATGGTCGCCAAGTACTGGCTGGAGCAGGTCGCCCGCGTGCCGGTCGAGCTGGACATCGCGTCGGAGTTCCGTTACCGCGAGGCCCCCATGCCCGAGGGCGGGCTCGCCCTGTTCATCTCCCAGTCGGGCGAGACCCTGGATACCCTGGAGGCGCTCCGCTACGCCAAGCGCCAGGGCCAGCACATCCTGTCGGTGATCAATGTCGGCGAAAGCACGATCGCCCGCGAGAGCCACGCCGTGCTGGGCACGCTGGCCGGCCCGGAGATCGGCGTCGCCTCGACCAAGGCCTTCACCACCCAGCTCACCGTGCTGGCCTGCTTCGCCCTCGCCATGGCCCGCGCCCGCGGCGCCATCACGGCCGAGCAGGAGGCCGCCATCTCCGCGGCGCTGCGCGAGGTCCCGGCCCGGGCGGTCGACGTGCTGAACCACGACGAGCGCCTGCGCGTCCTGGCCCACGAGGTCTCGGAGGCGCGCGACGCCCTGTACCTGGGCCGCGGCACCAGCTATCCGATCGCCCTGGAGGGCGCGCTGAAGCTGAAGGAGATCTCCTACATCCACGCCGAGGGCTATGCCGCCGGCGAGATGAAGCACGGCCCGATCGCCCTGATCGACGAGGACGTCCCGATCATCGCCTTGGCGCCCAACGACGCCCTGTTCGAGAAGACCGCGTCGAACATCATGGAGGCGGCGGCCCGGGGCGGCAAGGTGCTGCTGCTGTCCGACGCCCCGGGCGTGGAGCGCATGCGCGACAAGGTCCGCTGGACCGTGACCCTGCCGACCGTCCACCCCTTCGTGTCCCCGATCCTCTACGCGATCCCGATGCAGCTCCTGGCGTACCACACGGCGGTGATCAAGGGCACCGACGTGGACCAGCCGCGCAACCTGGCGAAGAGCGTCACGGTGGAGTAG
- the rsmD gene encoding 16S rRNA (guanine(966)-N(2))-methyltransferase RsmD, whose translation MRLVGGSLRGRRLEAPAGRDIRPTGDRTREAVFNILAHADWAPDIEGALVLDAFCGTGALGLEALSRGARRVVFMDRGRESLDLVRRNIASLAVADRCDVVRADATRPPRAQGPCGLLFLDPPYGKHLAPAALSALRERGWCAPGAVAVVEIALEDPWETPAFAEALDDRAYGDTRVLFLRIGGPTPP comes from the coding sequence ATGAGACTCGTCGGCGGTAGCCTGCGCGGCCGGCGCCTGGAGGCTCCCGCCGGACGCGACATCCGCCCGACCGGCGACCGCACGCGGGAGGCGGTCTTCAACATCCTCGCCCATGCCGACTGGGCGCCCGACATCGAGGGCGCCCTGGTGCTCGACGCCTTCTGCGGCACCGGCGCCCTGGGGCTGGAGGCCCTGTCGCGCGGCGCCCGGCGCGTCGTCTTCATGGACCGGGGCCGGGAATCGCTGGATCTGGTCCGGCGCAACATCGCGTCGCTCGCCGTCGCCGACCGTTGCGACGTCGTCCGGGCCGACGCCACGCGGCCTCCCCGCGCGCAAGGCCCCTGCGGCCTGCTGTTCCTGGATCCGCCCTACGGGAAGCACTTGGCCCCGGCTGCCCTGTCGGCCCTCCGGGAGCGCGGCTGGTGCGCTCCCGGTGCCGTCGCCGTGGTGGAGATCGCCCTGGAGGACCCGTGGGAGACGCCCGCCTTCGCCGAGGCGCTGGACGACCGCGCCTACGGGGACACGCGCGTGCTGTTCCTGCGGATCGGCGGTCCTACTCCACCGTGA
- a CDS encoding pseudouridine synthase, translated as MTPSDTSPEEASGGPERIAKRLARAGLCSRRDAERWIAEGRVAVNGAVLTTPAVVVGPGDKIVVDGKPLPEMEPTRLWRYHKPDGLVTSARDEKGRQTVFDTLPADLPRVVSVGRLDLTTEGLLLLTNDGELARFLELPSTGWARRYRVRVNGIADPARLAGLSRGVTIDGVQYGPIEALLDRQQGSNAWLTITLREGKNREVRNVMESLGLTVNRLIRVAYGPFQLGKLERGEVEEVPRRVLRDQVAKFFSDRGDEPVKPNTGTAKAKPQPKPHAKPRTPASGPAKGPAAGGGSRGRHETRRR; from the coding sequence ATGACCCCGTCCGACACCTCTCCCGAAGAGGCCTCCGGCGGCCCCGAACGCATCGCCAAGCGGCTCGCCCGTGCCGGCCTCTGCTCCCGCCGCGACGCCGAGCGCTGGATCGCCGAGGGCCGCGTCGCGGTCAACGGCGCCGTGCTGACGACTCCGGCGGTGGTGGTGGGGCCGGGCGACAAGATCGTCGTGGACGGCAAGCCTCTGCCGGAGATGGAGCCGACCCGGCTGTGGCGCTACCACAAGCCCGACGGCCTGGTGACCTCCGCCCGCGACGAGAAGGGCCGGCAGACGGTGTTCGACACGCTTCCGGCGGACCTGCCGCGCGTCGTGTCGGTCGGTCGGCTCGACCTGACGACCGAGGGGCTGCTGCTGCTGACCAACGACGGCGAGCTGGCCCGCTTCCTGGAGCTTCCGTCCACCGGCTGGGCGCGGCGCTACCGGGTGCGGGTGAACGGCATCGCCGACCCGGCCCGTCTCGCCGGTCTGTCCCGCGGCGTCACGATCGACGGCGTGCAGTACGGTCCGATCGAGGCCCTGCTCGACCGGCAGCAGGGCTCCAACGCCTGGCTGACCATCACGCTCCGCGAGGGCAAGAACCGCGAGGTCCGCAACGTGATGGAAAGCCTGGGCCTGACCGTCAACCGGCTGATCCGGGTCGCCTACGGCCCCTTCCAGCTCGGCAAGCTGGAGCGCGGCGAGGTCGAGGAGGTGCCCAGGCGCGTTCTGCGCGACCAGGTGGCGAAGTTCTTCTCCGACCGGGGCGACGAGCCGGTCAAGCCGAACACCGGCACCGCCAAGGCGAAGCCCCAGCCCAAGCCCCACGCGAAGCCGCGGACGCCGGCTTCCGGCCCGGCCAAGGGACCGGCCGCCGGCGGGGGATCGAGGGGCAGGCATGAGACTCGTCGGCGGTAG
- a CDS encoding dodecin yields MSDHIYQKIEIIGSSSISIEDAIQGAVARAAKMHDHLNWFEVVETRGHISGGKVAHYQVVIKVGFRLED; encoded by the coding sequence ATGAGCGACCACATCTACCAGAAGATCGAGATCATCGGATCGTCCTCCATCAGCATCGAGGACGCGATCCAGGGAGCGGTCGCCCGCGCCGCCAAGATGCACGACCACCTCAACTGGTTCGAGGTGGTCGAGACGCGCGGCCATATCTCGGGCGGCAAGGTCGCCCATTACCAGGTCGTCATCAAGGTCGGCTTCCGGCTGGAAGACTGA